The sequence AACTATATATGAAACCTTCTTCAACAAACCATTATGATATCATAGGTCTTCAACCCATTATTGCCAAAAAGAGCTCCATAATGTCATTTAGCCGACACACTTCCTCGGTACAATGGTAGCTACTATACACCACATAACTTGAAAATAAAACTTCCGGCAACAATAAATCAGTAGTTACTAAGTAGTAAGTACGGAGTACTAAACTAACATTCACTATAACTAACATTCATACATTGATACATACCGCTTCAACGTCAAGCTTAAAGTCTTCACTTAATTCAAGAAGAAGTCGTATGCATATTCCTTCGTCAACCAAAATAAGCCGAGCTATATCTTTAACAGTGTCTATTAGATTCAGTTTCCTTTAAGCCTGATAAAAAAAGATCATAATATAAAAATTGTTAGTTTCCAAGTCGCATCCATTAAGCTTcctcaattcatgtttatattattGTAAATTTAGTGATAAAAActattaataaaatttattaaaaaaatatactcACAAAAGCAAGCTGAGGTTTTCTATACCCAAAACTCACCACTTTTCTTGAATCTCCAAAAGCCAAACTATTACTCCGTAACATCTTTGATGTCTTTATTGAATTTAAGCAAAAGCTTTGTAGGTTCAAACTTAACACCTTCACCAAAATCTAATCCACCAATTTCTTGAAAAAAATGTTTCATTTCACTTTCAAAGTTATCATATTTTTGTTTTAAGAAATCACCACTAACCTTTCCAGAGTTGAATTTGGTAGTACTACTTTACCAATTGCTTTCAAAGCAGCTGCAACAGTGGCCATCAATAATTTATGGGGATCAACCAACAGATTTGCAAAGAGCTACAAACGggaactaatacaaattaaaatcaaaatcaaCCCAAACATTAAACTTTACAGCATCAACAACAGTAGAATACCATCCAAATATACAGAAGTTTTGACATATTTTGTTATCAGTTCCACATACGAAAACACATATTAGTTAATCATCTTATTACAACGATTATAAAAATCGAAGGTCAAACCCTAACATATTCAACTATTACCTTAATCTAAAACCAAAAACCTCGATTCAATTACATACGAAATACAATCAATCAATTAAATATCTACAGTAAAGATGATAGAAATAGAGACTGATAGAGTTTCTGCTTCTTCTCAAGGAAAGAACGTTCGAGAGAATGTGTGTTCGAATCGTAAGGACTTGGATTTAGATGATAATATGATGTGATAGGAGAAGTTGCAGAGGTAGCGTAAGAGTTGCAGATGAAGGTGTGGTTTTGAAGTGAACCCTGTGGTCGGAGGAgaagttaaaaaaaattaaaattaaaagaaGGGAAAATAGCTGTTGCTACAGAAGCACAGTAGAGCTACAGTGTAATAGGGAGAAAAGTAATATGGTGGCTGAGGATTGGGTAGAATGTGCGGGGTGCATTACGTAAATTAgtatattgtataatatataactaaaatataatataattttgttTGATAATGTAAATGAAAGGTACATGTGGAAAGCTTGATCTATTCAATATAAGTTAATAGGCCAACACCTTGCCATTTATGAGACATACTAAGAAGTTTCCTGGTTAGACTAGAAGATTTTCTTACCCATTACCCAACCCGCCACTTTTCCACCTCCACCAAAAAAATTATACCCAAGTCTGTAGCAGCAGCTTCATCGCCCAACTTGTCATTTATATGTATTTCACTATATAACTGGCTGTCACAAGGATGTGTTGTATATCGTCATTGTTATAAGCTTGATAAAAACACACGAGGTTTTAGGAAAGGTCAAATATAGGCTAAGTTGACTCAACTGCCAAACATATTTAGTAAGACCACATATAATGGTGATAAACATATTTATAAGTTAATAGGCCAACACCTTGCCATTTATGAGACATACTAAGAAGTTTCTTGGTTAGACTAGAAGATTTTCTTACCCATTACCTAACCCGCCACTTTTCCACCTCCACCAAAAAAATTATACCCAAGTCTGTAGCAGCAGCTTCATCGCCCAACTTGTCATTTATATGTATTTCACTATATAACTAGCTGTCACGAGGATGTGTTGTATATCGTCATTGTTATAAGCTTGATAAAAACACACGAGGTTTTAGGAAAGGTCAAATATAGGCTAAGTTAACTCAACTTCCAAACATATTTAGTAATACCACAGATAATGGTGATTGTGAGGTGGAGTGGATATGGTGTACTTTTTGGGGAAAGACGCTGAAGTGGCCATTACACGAGAATGAGGGAGTTGTAGTGGGGGGCTTTTGTAAGAAGTTTGATGgtgatgtgttaaaatttgattggtATTTGAATGATAAAATATTAAAAAAGTGGAGAGAGATATAATATTAACCCATCAGTGCTTGACACCTCAtggtctttctctctctctcttggGACGCATTTGTTTGACAAAAGCCCCACAAAAAAATTGGCCACAAATGCCCCATTACAGGCGTTTGTGGGGCGTTTGTGGTGACACCTCAAAAGCCATTGGGATTATGCCGACCCATTATCTATGCTCTAAGTGGCTTAGACCACTCTTATCCATGACACCTGTCGTGGAACCACACTGCTGCCACATCAGCACCACGTCAGCAGCTACTTCCAACCACATTCACTAACATCCATCACACCCCCACATTGACTCAACTTCTAATATTAAGTAACTTATTAttcttagttattattaatatgatttaaaaaaaaaagccaGCAACTATAAAAGGAACCGTTTTTTTAATGAAAAAACGGCTATTTTTTCACCTCTATATAAACAACCCTTCACAACTCAAGAAACACACACTTCTTCATCAAATATTTTTTCAAACTCAAACTTCAAACTTAAACAAAAAAATGTTGACTACTCCCCCTATGATTGCTTCGTTCAACGTTTACTACGGTGGTGGTTTCGATTCAGAGTACAAAGTGTATGATTACACTAGTGGAAAAAAAGTCATGTTTGCCGAAATCGACATTCGTGACATCGGCTTAGAAAGTTTATTAGCTTTCTTGAAGCAAAACGCACCCTTCGAACACAATGATGTTCAGAACTTTGAAGACGATTGTCTTCCCGAATTGTCTGCGATGAGTCTTCGGACCGAAAAGTTTAGGACTCGATCAAAGAAACCCTCTCATGGCGTTCAAATGTAATATCTTTGTATTTGGTTTATGAAGACTACTATCCGCCATGTAGTTCCGCTTACTACAGTGATGGTCAATTATGGCCGGACTTTCCTGAATCGCAAGAAGATTAAGTATCATGTAaccgtttgtgtttgtgtttgtcttttaagtttattttAATTATGTTGTATTTCAAAAAATGTTACCGTTTGAATTTGTGGTCGAATAAAAGTGTTGTTTAAAAAATAAACATTGCATTAAAGTTAAACATTACATTACATTAAACATTAAATAAAAGTACATGAAAATTAAAAACATACAATAATCATAAACTAGTCTTCATCTCCATACTCTTCTTCGACCTCATCATTTTCATCTTCTTCATCGGCTTCTTCCTCATCTAATGGTTGGTTAGTCACATGTTCAGGAATGTTTGAAGGTCCCGAACTTGGATCATAGCGAATACGGTGGTTTAGTGGAAGATTCCAAATGTGTTCAATAAGATTATCTCGAAGAAAATGATGATTGCCTTTATCCCTTAGTTCTTTATCCATTCGCATATGTAGTTCAACCCGTTCATGGAAGTCTAAATGTCGAGGACGACGCGTTGGAGGATAATATTCTCCGAGACCACAAAATGCACGACCATTGTCTTCGGTTATCATATTATGTAACAACACACAAGTATACATAATTATTTGAATTTTGCTTATGTAGAATTGCCGTGCTGGATTTTTAATAATTGAGAATCGACCTTGAAGTATACCAAAAGctcgttcaatatcttttcttgcagACTCTTGGAATCTTTTAAATTTCTTTGCTTTTGGATCATTGGTATTTTTGAATGATTTAACAAGAGTTGACCATTCCGGATAAATCCTATCTGTCAAATAATAACCTCTAGTAAAATGCAATCCATCAACAGTACAGTTACATGAAGGTGACATATCTTTTGGTAATTTGTTAAATAAATCCGATTGATTTGGAACGTTTATGTCGTTGTTTGAACCATCCGGCCCAAAAAAGGAATGTCAAATCCATGTATCATACGAGGCAACTGCCTCTAACATGATTTTTGGGTAACCATGATCACCTCGTGTAAATTGCCCTTTCCAACCAAATGGACAATTTTTCCAAccccaatgcatacaatcgatgCTCCCTAACATACCCGGAAGACCATGTATATCTTCATGTTTAGAAATTAAACGTTGAACATTATGCCCATTTGGCCTTCTCATGTACTCGACTGAATATAAGTGTAAAACACTCTTGCAAAAGTTTTCCAAACATAAATAATAAGTTGATTCACCCATGTGTAAGTATTCATCAAAAGCATCGGGTGCAACACCGTACGCTAATTGTCTTATAGCGGACGTACAATTTTGGAAAATGTTAAAACCGTATAAACCGGTTGCATCTCGTCTTTgtttaaaataagtaatataatCGGGTATAGGTTCTTGATTAAAATTGATTATACCTTGACATATATGGATGAACAAAGACTTGCTCATACGAAAGCGTCACCAGAACCTATCGAGCGGGAAAGTAGGGTTGTCGGAAAAATAATCGTTGAATAGTTGTCTAGCTTTTCCTTCTCGATCTCTAGGAAAGTGTCTTTTAGGAGCTCTAGGTATCGATACAACTTCACCTTcggcttcatcttcttcttctaaaaaaTCAATTACATCGAGTACTTGCATTGGATTATATGCACTTGCAAGTGCTAACGCCTCTTCATAATTTTCGTTATTTCGATCCATTAacgaatatattttttataaactgTTTTGAGTATTGATAGTTGAAGTGTAAAACATGTATGAAATGGGTAAGTATTTATAGTGtgcaagtttgaaaaaaaaaaaacaacggcTAGTTTCAAATGGGTTTATTCTCTTTTGGGCCTCACCACGGCGTCTACAAGATTGTCAATACACCGCATATTGAACGAAGGTCACCCCAATCGCGCCCCAACCACGGCCGCTAGCATCGACGCCATTTAACGGCGGGGCAATGACGGTCCCAACCACGCTCCCGCCGTGAATGATCTTATATACTGTCAAATTGTTTCTCATGAAGCCATAGCGTTGAAGTTAGCTCTTTACCTCATAGCATCAATATCAATATATtatcctgataatgctaaaaacgaacatatatttcatagcattatccttcaagaaagacaagcttttagttgcaattgttctatttacaagtgatattcgtttaaataataaaaggtaaagacaaaagatagatttgacgaattgaagacgcaaacgaccaaaaagctcaaaaatacaaagtacaatcaaagtggttcaagttattgatgagaaacgtctcaaaattacaaaagtacaagacgcaaaacgtaaagtacaagatattaaattgtacaaaaggacgttcgaaaatccggaaccgggaccagagtcaactctcaacgctcgacgcaacggactaaaaattacaagtcaactatgcacatgaatataatataatatataattaattattaaaattatatatatattatattattatataaaaccgtcggcaagctaggagccaagagtacatgagctggaaaaagaggccatgcgatcgcatggcctggaggcctaaatcccatgtgattgcatggtgaacagtatcaggtgacatcctataaatttcgcgtgttttggccagtttaaacacatcttttctctatctctctatctcacgtatatatatatatatatatatatatatatatatatatatatatatatatatatatatattataattttaattttaattttaattttaataataagggtatgttagcgaatgttgtaagggtgtaagtcgaaattctgtccgtgtaacgctacgctattattaattattgtaagttatgttcaacctatttaaattaatgtctcgtagctaagttattattatgcttatttaagccgaagtaatcatgatgttgggctaaaatattaaaattgggtaattggactttgtaccataattagggtttggacaaaagaacgacacttgtggaaattaggctatgggctattaatgagctttatatttgtttaattaaatgatagtttattaatttaatataaagatttacaattggacgtacctataaataactacatacactcaatcgaacacgatgggcgggatatttataagtactaataatcgttcatttaaccggacacgggaatggattaatagttaatggacttattaaaacaggggtgaattatgtacaaggacacttggcgtaattgttaacaaagtattaaaaccttgggttacacgcagtcaatatcctggtgtaattattaaacaaagtattaagaccttgttacagtttaagtccccaattagttgaaatatttgacttcggatataaggataatttgacgaggatactcgcactttaaatttatgattgatggactgttatggacaaaaaccagacagacatattgaataatccaggacaaaggacaattaacccatggtaataaactaaaattaacacgtcaaacatcatgattacggaagtttaaataagcataattcctttatttcatatttaattgcacttttaattatcgtactttttaattatcgcaactttattttttgtcatttactttacgcacttttatttatcgcaatttcattattgtcttttactttacgctttaaattaagttgtatttatttttaatattttacattaggttttaactgcgactaaagttttaaaatcgacaaaccggtcattaaacggtaaaaacccccttttataataataatactacttatatatatttttgtatttttacaattataagttaaaaatatagcgttaaacttggcaagttccctgtggacgaaccggacttactaaaaactacactactgtacgattaggtacactgcctataagtgttgtagcaatgtttaggtatattcactctataaataaataaataacttgtgtaaaaatgtatcgtatttaatagtatttcctagcaaaaattaatactatttcatatacccctcgcataacatcaagtatttttggcgccgctgccggggacctgcttaaacgccggaagcgaaacgctatatatatatatatatataaaaatcttagtttacttttgtaaaaatacgcttttgtaaaaatacgttttaatacaaaaatataaaaagaaaaaaatatatatatattttttttagagtttatatatataaaattataaagtttctttatttttattttagtttttaaaatacaagtttttatttatttatttaaatattttataaaaacagaaaaaaaataaaaataaaaagtattcgggctacactgtagcagcccaatatttgatccgaaattcaggcccatgcgaccgcatgaacctgGAGACtatatctcatgcgatcgcatgagcagccctgacacgccagagttgacccacttctgcattaattacggagtaattattattattattaattaaaaccctaattagggttacttatttaattatttagttttaattatttatttaatttgtatttttagttttaattagttttaataaattataaaattaatacttttataaataaataatataaaaataatatttttataaaaattatactttttacaactttaagtttatttttatattttgtatctttttatttgttttagcgtaatatttgtatttttcgttcgtatttagttttgagtcatagtttttgccatagttatttttatttctagatttttaggctttgccgtaaaatcccttaagtgctttttctttagactaagatttaggtgctttagaattttgtcacgccgttttaaaattttagtacctttttaagttattgccgttttggatatagaattccttttaaactttaatacctttagacgcaacttttaattcttagtttttagacttttaagtttcgacgcgctacgtttttttttctttttattatttttttttcgacgcttattttcttatttttattttcgaagtttttcgacgcactctttttctttcttatttctcaacgctctagatttttaggacatagaattttctatttcttctctaaaatttctttaaacttcgacgaagaattattttaagtggttaaattgatagacatccaaaattttctgcttcgtagtaataattggatttgttagtggctgagttgtgagcttccgatttaaataggttctggctccctgctacatcttttggctattcgaaacgtgggcaaaagcataaaagtctattaatttgataacttatataatttatatcttttataactaataggatattcagtgaatgcacctagcaaaacgttcaccaccttttatacgttcaccatctgtaactcgatcaagacatctagccaatattgtcgccgttgatttttctttagaatcgtcatcaagtcgaccaagtactccaattaaaatttccgataatccattttttgaacccgacctcacaattgagaatccggaggatattcagggacaattcagagatcctgaaccactaatctttcctccggaaccaccaatcattcaaacagatattgtcgaggaacaacccattaaatcagaatcctctagtgattcagattcaacaaattcaatcatggaaaatctgaaacctctaagtatggaagaccaaatgagagctaaatgcactggccaaggtcacgcaattactcaaccagacattaatgcgccagattatgaaatcaaaggacaaatcctacacatggtaactaatcaatgccaatttagtggtgcgccgaaggaagatccaaatgaacatcttcgtacctttaataggatttgtactttattcaaaataagagaagtggaggatgaacagatatatctcatgttatttccctgaactttaaagggagaagccaaagattggttagaatcgttacctgaaggggcgattgatacatgagacgttttagttgaaaattttcttaaacaattctttccggcatctaaaaccgtgagacttcaaggagaaattgttacgttcacacaaaagccaaacgaaactctatatgaatcgtggacaagatttggaaagttattgagaggatgtccgcaacatggtttagacacttatcaaatagtacaaatattctaccaaggatgcgacatcactacaagaaaagacatagatatagcagctggtggttccattatgaagaaaaccgcaactgacgcttacaaaattattgataacatagcttcccactcacatgagtgacatcaagaaaaagatatcgttagatcatctaaagcagctagagccgattctagccatgactttgattccatttccacaaagatagatgttgtcgagagacgaatggaaaagatgactaaagatattcactcaatacgaattagttgtgagcagtgtggaggaccacatttaacaaaagattgtctcagtattgaacaaacaatggaacaaagagagaatgtttcatacatgaaccaaaggcctggaaataattatcagaataattatcaaccgccaagaccaatctacaatcaaaatcagaattataaccgaaatgttccatacaacaatcaacaaggtcctagcaaccaacaagtatccaacaatacttacaatcagcaaagacctatttttcaaaacaaaccaccacaaaccgatgataaaaagtcaaatttagaagatatgatgtcgaagctagttgaatctcaaacgcagtttttcatatctcagaaataaaccaatgaacaaaatgctcaagcatttagaaatcaacaagcttctattcaaaatttggaacaagaagtgagcaacctagcaaggt comes from Rutidosis leptorrhynchoides isolate AG116_Rl617_1_P2 chromosome 4, CSIRO_AGI_Rlap_v1, whole genome shotgun sequence and encodes:
- the LOC139841178 gene encoding uncharacterized protein; this encodes MSPSCNCTVDGLHFTRGYYLTDRIYPEWSTLVKSFKNTNDPKAKKFKRFQESARKDIERAFGILQGRFSIIKNPARQFYISKIQIIMYTCVLLHNMITEDNGRAFCGLGEYYPPTRRPRHLDFHERVELHMRMDKELRDKGNHHFLRDNLIEHIWNLPLNHRIRYDPSSGPSNIPEHVTNQPLDEEEADEEDENDEVEEEYGDED
- the LOC139841179 gene encoding uncharacterized protein, which translates into the protein MDRNNENYEEALALASAYNPMQVLDVIDFLEEEDEAEGEVVSIPRAPKRHFPRDREGKARQLFNDYFSDNPTFPLDRRDATGLYGFNIFQNCTSAIRQLAYGVAPDAFDEYLHMGESTYYLCLENFCKSVLHLYSVEYMRRPNGHNVQRLISKHEDIHGLPGMLGSIDCMHWGWKNCPFGWKGQFTRGDHGYPKIMLEAVASYDTWI